A stretch of Haloplasma contractile SSD-17B DNA encodes these proteins:
- a CDS encoding YveK family protein has product MNENYETIDLTELINLIKKHLILIILVTLGFGVIAGLFTKYGIDKEYSSNTVIYVNSAGKDQDMDYNTYRLNQIIANDVAELVKRKKVIDQVITELGQEKVLDYKQVKDSLSVNSINESNFITIEVTLKDPNLAAAVANKVADLAKPEAKNMTNLESIEVFDKAEVNKNPVSPNLMLNTAIGVVLGLMISVGYVLLREFMDKTIRTSKDVERYLDLPILGELPKRESL; this is encoded by the coding sequence ATGAATGAGAACTATGAAACTATAGATCTTACAGAACTTATAAATTTAATAAAAAAACACCTAATATTAATCATATTAGTAACATTAGGGTTTGGTGTAATAGCAGGGTTGTTCACAAAATATGGGATTGATAAAGAATATTCAAGTAATACGGTAATCTATGTAAACTCGGCAGGAAAAGATCAAGACATGGATTATAATACTTATAGACTAAATCAAATTATAGCAAACGACGTAGCAGAACTCGTAAAACGAAAGAAGGTAATCGACCAAGTAATCACGGAATTAGGTCAAGAAAAGGTACTTGACTATAAGCAAGTAAAAGATAGTCTATCTGTAAACTCAATCAATGAATCGAACTTCATTACGATTGAGGTAACACTTAAAGACCCAAATCTTGCGGCCGCGGTAGCTAACAAGGTAGCAGATCTTGCGAAACCAGAAGCCAAAAATATGACAAACCTTGAAAGTATAGAAGTATTTGACAAAGCAGAAGTAAATAAAAATCCGGTAAGTCCAAATCTAATGTTAAATACAGCAATAGGGGTAGTACTCGGATTAATGATTTCAGTTGGGTATGTACTATTAAGAGAGTTCATGGATAAAACGATCCGCACCTCAAAAGATGTGGAGCGTTATTTAGATTTACCTATATTGGGTGAATTGCCTAAACGTGAGAGTCTATAA